The Montipora capricornis isolate CH-2021 chromosome 3, ASM3666992v2, whole genome shotgun sequence genome window below encodes:
- the LOC138041733 gene encoding zinc finger protein 862-like, which translates to MAITAVRRTVDQVENLLVRPKRNGHLSAFLTALQAQVEGQEDDDEDDDDEDEDANRSAKFQGITLSGNAKDLADQTIRYPELERHIKQTVQLTVHEIQQRFSALLGDTGDTEAGGAPEAVRCLNVIFNHDSWPESSSNLAEFGEKEVDFLLSFFRRILLRNGCDPTRVQTEYSNFKTLVRGTFQDKSFYALFQLLLTKDPYKEDFKNLLHLVEIMLVIPISSAQCERGFSAQKRIKSDVRSSLHVSTTEDLIRISMEEPELAAFDPTPVVEKWLNSGQRSRRPHVVYKTWPEELVPVYADLDSLDFE; encoded by the exons ATGGCCATCACTGCTGTTAGAAGAACCGTGGATCAAGTAGAAAACCTCCTTGTGCGGCCAAAGAGGAATGGTCACTTAAGTGCGTTCCTAACTGCTCTCCAGGCGCAGGTGGAAGGACAagaggatgatgatgaagatgacgatgatgaagatgaagatgcaAATAGATCTGCTAAATTTCAG GGAATAACTTTGTCTGGTAATGCTAAAGACCTCGCAGACCAGACCATTCGCTACCCCGAACTTGAACGGCACATAAAGCAGACAGTGCAACTTACAGTGCATGAGATACAGCAACGATTCTCCGCCTTACTAGGAGATACTGGGGACACGGAAGCGGGGGGTGCTCCTGAAGCTGTAAGATGCCTGAATGTTATCTTCAACCATGACAGCTGGCCTGAGAGTTCTTCTAACCTAGCAGAGTTTGGTGAAAAAGAGGTTGACTTCCTTTTGTCATTCTTCAGAAGGATACtattaag AAATGGATGTGACCCCACAAGAGTACAAACTGAGTACTCCAATTTCAAGACATTAGTCCGTGGTACCTTTCAGGACAAATCATTCTATGCTCTCTTCCAACTTTTGCTCACGAAGGATCCCTACAAGGAAGATTTTAAG AACCTGTTACACCTAGTCGAAATTATGCTTGTCATTCCGATAAGCAGTGCCCAGTGTGAGCGTGGTTTTTCTGCCCAGAAGCGAATTAAGTCTGATGTGAGGAGCAGCCTCCATGTATCCACAACAGAAGACCTTATCCGCATCAGCATGGAAGAGCCAGAATTGGCAGCATTTGACCCAACTCCAGTAGTTGAAAAGTGGTTGAACAGTGGCCAGAGATCAAGGCGGCCTCACGTGGTTTACAAAACGTGGCCAGAGGAATTAGTTCCAGTTTATGCGGACTTGGACTCACTGGATTTCGAGTAA